In Erigeron canadensis isolate Cc75 chromosome 7, C_canadensis_v1, whole genome shotgun sequence, one DNA window encodes the following:
- the LOC122609008 gene encoding uncharacterized protein LOC122609008 → MVGSGHAEYTSKFQELARFVPHLVTSELKLIERYIYGLIPQIRNTMTGIPPYSIEEAIRRTSAMTDDLVRAGTLSRSSEKKRDFGEPSKRRDFRTDKRVKVGKVFAAVESGQRAYVGQAPQCSTCTYHHPTTVPCRFCQNCLKFGHLSRDCRTARIPATPLNVAPRNIRNPPVNPRACYECGSTEHYRNACPRIVRRPAPAAANQNPLQIAAPNPPRANQAQQARGRVFALNAVEAAHDPNVVMGTFLLNNHLATVLFDSGADYSFISTNFVCTINVKPIHLVPFEMGSFDVIVGMDWLSMVDATIVRRAKILRIPLSGGDVLEIQGERPESHKRNLMSTATEVIKLADIPIVHDFPDVFPDDIQGLPPSRQVEFRIDLLPDATPVAKASYRLAPSEMQELATQLQELQDKGFIRPSSSPWGAPVLFVKKKDGSFRMCIDYRELNKLTVKNRYPLPRIDDLFD, encoded by the exons atggtgggatctggTCATGCAGAGTATACCagcaagtttcaagagttggctAGATTCGTACCTCATTTGGTGACTTCTGAGTTGAAActgattgagagatacatctatggcCTCATTCCTCAGATTCGTAACACTATGACTGGCATTCCTCCCTACTCCATTGAAGAAGCTATTCGAAGAACCAGTGCAatgactgatgacttggttagAGCTGGAACATTGTCTAGGTCTTCAGAGAAGAAGAGAGACTTTGGTGAACCCAGTAAAAGAAGGGATTTCAGGACAGACAAGAGAGTCAAGGTTGGaaaggtgtttgcagcagttgagTCAGGGCAGAGGGCATATGTCGGTCAAGCTCCTCAGTGTtctacttgtacttatcatcatcCAACAACAGTGCCATGTCGATTTTGTCAGAACTGTCTGAAATTTGGGCACTTATCTAGAGATTGCAGAACAGCTAGAATCCCAGCAACACCACTGAATGTCGCACCAAGAAACATTAGAAATCCTCCAGTTAATCCAAGAGCTTGTTATGAGTGTGGTAGCACTGAGCACTACCGTAATGCTTGCCCAAGAATTGTTAGGCGACCCGCCCCAGCAGCAGCCAATCAGAATCCTCTACAGATTGCAGCACCAAATCCACCAAGAGCtaaccaagcccagcaggccaggggccgagtctttgctTTGAATGCTGTGGAAGCCGCTCACGATCCGAACGTTGTCAtgggtacatttctcttaaacaatcatctagctactgtgttattcgattcgGGTGCTGACTACAgctttatctccactaactttgtgtgcactattaacgtgaaacccattC ACTTAGTCCCATTTGAAATGGGTAGTTTtgatgtaatagtggggatggattggttatctaTGGTAGATGCAACGATTGTACGTCGCGCAAAAATCCTTAGAATtcccttaagtgggggagacGTACTAGAAATCCAAGGTGAACGACCCGAGTCTCACAAACGAAACCTAATGAGCACGGCAACCGAAGTAATCAAACTAGCCGATATCCCAATAGTCCATGATTTTCCCGATGTATTTCCTGATGACATTCAAGGATTGCCTCCGTCTCGACAAGTTGAATTTCGAATTGATCTCCTACCTGATGCAACTCCAGTAGCAAAGGCATCATACCGTCTAGCtccttctgaaatgcaagaacttgCGACACAATTACAAGAGCTACAAGACAAGGGTTTTATCCGACCGAGTTCTTCACCATGGGGTGCACCGGTATTATTTGTTAAGAAGAAAgacggatcttttcgcatgtgcatcgACTATCGTGAGCTAAACAAGTTAACAGTTAAGAATCGATACCCTTTACCGCGCATTGATGATCTATTTGATTAG